The genomic DNA ACGTGTGATCGACAAGATCCAGAAGATCCGGCTCGCCTGGTGCATGTTTGGCGCCAGCAACTTCTTTCAGATCGGCACCGGCGCAGAATGCCCGGCCAGAGCCGGTCAGGACAATTGTACGCACCCCATCGTCGGCCAGCGCCGATTCCAGTGCTGCCGCCATCTCGCGCAGCATCTGCGTTGACATTGCGTTGAGCTGTTCGGTGCGCTGGAAGGTAATCCATTCAGTTTTTTCGACCCGCTCAACGAATAGCGTCTGCTTTGCTTCACTCATGCTAAGCTCCTGATAATTATACATATTATTGGTTTTTCGCCTTGTCTTTTGCGGCGATTTGCGCTGCACTCGGGCGGACCCGCACGTGGAAAACAAAAGAGCTGGAGATTGATATGAGCACTACACCCCTGGCCGGCCTGAAAATTCTCAGCCTTGCCGAACAGTTTCCCGGTCCCTATGCCACAATGCTGTTGTCCGACATGGGAGCCGAGGTGATCATGATCGAACGACCGGGTGTCGGCGATCCGGCCCGGCAATTTCCGCCCTTGTTCCGGGCACTGAACCGAGGCAAGCGCAGCGTTGCGTTGGATCTGAAATCGGCCGAGGGGCTGGCACGGTTTCGCGAACTGGCCAAGGAATCGGATGTCATCGTCGAAGGGTTCCGCCCTGGCAAGCTTGCGGCCTTGGGTGCCGGTTTCGAGGACATGCGTCGTGTCAACTCGCGGCTGGTTTATGTATCGATTTCGGGTTACGGGCAGGACGGCCCCTATCGTGACAGGGCTGGCCATGACCTGAGCTATGAAGGGGTTGGCGGTTTGCTGGCCGATCAGGCCGATGCAAAGCAGCCCGGCCCTGTGCCGCCGATCCCCCTTGCGGATGTTGGCGCGGCGTTGTTCGCGGCGATCGCAATCCTGTCGGCGGTGGTGTCGAGCCAGCGCACAGGGCAGGGGCGTTACGTGGACGTGTCCATGTCGGATGCGGTGGTTTCGATGTTGACCGCATTCCTCGTTCCCGCCGCCAATGGAACACCGCTGGGCGAATTTATCGCCGAGCCGGGCTATGGCGTGTTCACCTGCAAAGACGGCAAGCTCTTGACCTTGTCCATCGCGCATGAGGACTGGTTCTGGAAGCCGTTCTGCGATGTGATCAACAGGGCGGATCTTGCGCCGTTGACAGGCCGCGACCGTGTCGCCCGCAAGGCCGCGCTGCGCGAAGAAATCGCGGCGATTTTGGTCAACAAGACGCGCGCCGAATGGGGCGACCTTCTGGATAAGGCGGGGGTGCCATGGGGTCCGGTCAATTCCCTGGTCGAAACGTTGGACGACCCCCATGTGCGTGCGCGCCAGCTGCTGCGCAAGATTACGCATGACGGCGGCAAGGCCGAGACTTTTATTGTCCAGCCGTTGAAATTCGATGGTTTCGAAACCGCGATACCGGATCTGCCCCCCGAGCTCGGGGCAGATAATGACAGCGTTTTTTCGGACAGCTCCAACTAGAGGCGGCAGCCGTCCGATGGCGGCTCTAGCAGGCAAAAGAATACCCGCCATTCACCGGATAGGTTTGACCGGTGATCCAGCTGGCAGCATCCGAGCAGAGGAACAGGATCATTCCGGCGGGGTCTTCCGGCTCGCCCAGACGGCGGATCACGTACTGCGACAATGCCCGCTTCTCGGTCTCTGCATCCGGGATCAGGTCGGCGACAGCCGGAGTTCTTGTGCCCCCCAAGGCGACGCAATTCGCGGTGATCCCGAACCGGCCGCCGGCCTTTGCAATTGCCCGCATGAAGCCGGCCGCACCGGCCTTGGCCCCGGAATAAACCGCCAGATGCGGTTCACCGACACGGCCGGCGTCGGAAATGACGGTCACAATGCGCCCATAGCCACTGTTAACCATCAACGGCATGGCGTGACGGGTGCAGTTCAGCACCCCATCGAAATTGGTGGCCATCCAGCGGCGCCATTCGTCGGGATCGGATTCCCAAAAAGGGACCAGATCGTCGAGCCGCGATGTCGGCCCGGCGTTGCCCGCATTGTTGACCAGAATATCCACGCCGCCAAATGTGGTCTGCGTTTCGGCAAACGCCGCGCCAACCGCGTCGAAATCCGAGACGTCGAAGGCGAGTGGCAGAGCCTTTGCACCCGCTGCCTCCACTTCCGCGGCAACGCTTTCGGCCCGTTCGGCGTGAAAATCGTTGACAACGATGGCACCGGCTCCGTGTTCCGCCAGATAAAGCGCGGCTTGCCGACCAACGCCTTGCCCCGCTCCGGTTACAAATGCGGTACGACCTTTGATGGAAAGCAGGTTACTCATCTTCGTTCCTTTCTATCCCAGCCATCTCTTCCGGCGGCGATAGTGTTTGATATCTCGATAGCTTTTGCGCTCGCCCGATGCGGTGACGCCGAGATAGAATTCCTTGATGTCCTCGTTGTCAGCAAGCTTGTCGGCAGGGCCGTCCATCACGATCCGGCCGTTCTCCATCACATAGGCATAGTCGGCGATCGATAGCGCCGCGGCGCTGTTTTGTTCGACCAGGAAGAAGGTCGTGCCTTCTGACTTGAGCTGCTTGAGCACTTCATAAACATCCCGGATCATCATCGGGGCCAATCCCAACGACGGTTCGTCGATCGCGATGATCTTGGGGCTGGCCATCATGGCCCGGCCGATCAGCAGCAGTTGTTGTTCGCCACCAGACATGAAGCCAGAGGTGCGGTTGCGCAGGTCCGCAAGCCGGGGCATCAAGGTGTAAACATGGTCCAGGCGCTTTTTCAGCTCGGCGGAGTTGGGCACCATGTGCCCGCCGACGATCAGGTTTTGCTCTGACGTCAGATGCCGCAAAACGCGCCGCCCTTCCATCACATGGATGAGACCGTTCTTCACGACTTCCGAGGCTTCCATGTTCTGAATGGGAGTTCCGTCCAGAACGATGGACCCCGCCGAAACGGTTCCATCCTCGGATTTGAGCGTTCCCGAGATGGCTTTAAGCGTCGTGCTTTTTCCTGCGCCATTGCCACCGAGCAGAGCAACACATTGTCCCGCACGGACTGTCATGGACACGCCTTTGAGCGCCAGGATGACGTCGGAATATGTCACCTCTACGTTGTTGAGTTCCAGCATGGTCATATTGCCCGGGGCTAAGGATCAGAACGGGCGCCGCGACTGCGGCGCCCGGATTAATTCACCATTTCTCAACTTGCGGAACGTCGACACCCGTTGCCGCGATGGTGATTTTCCCATCTTTGACGGTGCCCACATTCACTTTGAGGCCTTCCAATGGGAACGGTGCTTCTGGCGTAAAGGACAAGGTCGGCAGGAACCCATGGGTTTCTTCGGTGGTGATCGGTTTGGCAAAAAGCGCCTCACGTACCATCTCTCCGGTCAGGCCCTCGGCGCCGTTCGCCTCGATCGCGTGATCGATCACGGTCACGGTATAGAGACCCTGAGATACGCCCATTGCGGTCACGACGTTCCAAGGTGCTTCGAGTCCGTAATCGGCAACCAATGTCTCGTAGAATTGTCGCGCGGGAGTGTCCTCATCGGCCGCAATCGCCATGCCGTAGGCTTCAAAGTCCCCCTCCATTTGCTCAAGCCCGCCAAGCGCGCCACCCGAGGCTGGAAGCCCGTTATGCGAACTCATCATGATCGGGATGTTCGCCCCGTTGGCCTGCAGCCCACGTTTCGCGGCAACCACGATAGAGGTGTTAGTTTGGATTACCAGCGCCTCGGCCCCGGCTCGTACAACGCGGCGCATTTGCCCCGTCAGATCGGTGGGTTGAACTTCGGTATAGATGACCTCGACGAGGTCGATCTCCTCGGGGTGCTCTTCGGCATAGAGTTCAAGGCCCTTTGCCATGTCGACATAGGCAGGCGATGCTTCGGAGGCGAGGATCGCAACCTTGAGCGGTTCGTCTCCTCCGCGCTGTTCACGCATCCAGTTCAGAAAGCCGACACTTTCGTGCGAATAGGTCGGGCGTGGGTTGAAAATCCAGGCATCCGGTTGCCAGGCAAAACCGTAGGCCGCTGTGGCCATGAACATCGGGATTTTGTCTTCCGGCAGGCGTTCGGAAAGGGCCGCGACGTCAGGCCCGCCGAGGCCGACAACCGCAATCGGGTCCAGTTCCGATTTGATCCCGGGCCAGAGACTTGCCACCTGTGCCGCGTCATAGCGGGTTTCGTAGTTTTTGTAGTTCAGCGTGACGCCAAGTTCCTTGCCGCGGGTTTCATTCCACCAGGTGAACACAGCTTCGCGTCCGCCTGCCAGGATGGGCATGATGTCAGCATAAGGGCCGGAAAAGTCCGACAGCAGGGCGAGATTATAGGTCTCTTCGGCCTGCGCCTTCAAAGGCATGGTCGCCGCGGCCGCCAAGGCAGCCGCTGCCAGTAAGCCGCGAAGACCTCGATTCGATTGGTAAGTCATATTCTTCCTCCCAGGTTTAGAGCCGCTCTATTTCTCAGTAAGGAAACGGCCAGATACGGTATGACGACTTCAGGATGTTCCAGCGGTGCATCAGCCCCTTGGGTTCGAGGATCATAAACAATGCGATCACGCCGCCAAGAACGACATTCATGCCAGCGAACACGATGTCACCGCCAAGGAATGATACCGAGTCGGCGATATTGGGGCCGACCGTCGCGATAATTTCCTGGATGATGCGGATAATGAAGACGCCGATCAGGGCCCCCACGATTGAACCCATCCCGCCGACGATGATCATCGCGACGAAGAAGATCGAGTGAAACAGGGTGAACTGGTCTACCCCCACGAAGCGGATCAGATAGGCCCAAAGCGCCCCGCCGACGCCCGCATAGAAAGCGCCGATCAGGAAGGCATTTGCCTTTGTGGCCGCGACATTGATCCCCATTATACCCGCGGCCACGTCATCATCCCTGACCGCCACGAAGGCACGGCCGAAGCGTGACCGAACGATCCCGAACGCGCCCGCCACCATGATCGCGGTCACGGCGAAATTCAGATAGAACTGCGAAGATTCGCTGACAAATCGCAGCCCGAAAAGC from Sulfitobacter sp. THAF37 includes the following:
- a CDS encoding CaiB/BaiF CoA-transferase family protein, which encodes MSTTPLAGLKILSLAEQFPGPYATMLLSDMGAEVIMIERPGVGDPARQFPPLFRALNRGKRSVALDLKSAEGLARFRELAKESDVIVEGFRPGKLAALGAGFEDMRRVNSRLVYVSISGYGQDGPYRDRAGHDLSYEGVGGLLADQADAKQPGPVPPIPLADVGAALFAAIAILSAVVSSQRTGQGRYVDVSMSDAVVSMLTAFLVPAANGTPLGEFIAEPGYGVFTCKDGKLLTLSIAHEDWFWKPFCDVINRADLAPLTGRDRVARKAALREEIAAILVNKTRAEWGDLLDKAGVPWGPVNSLVETLDDPHVRARQLLRKITHDGGKAETFIVQPLKFDGFETAIPDLPPELGADNDSVFSDSSN
- a CDS encoding SDR family NAD(P)-dependent oxidoreductase; translation: MSNLLSIKGRTAFVTGAGQGVGRQAALYLAEHGAGAIVVNDFHAERAESVAAEVEAAGAKALPLAFDVSDFDAVGAAFAETQTTFGGVDILVNNAGNAGPTSRLDDLVPFWESDPDEWRRWMATNFDGVLNCTRHAMPLMVNSGYGRIVTVISDAGRVGEPHLAVYSGAKAGAAGFMRAIAKAGGRFGITANCVALGGTRTPAVADLIPDAETEKRALSQYVIRRLGEPEDPAGMILFLCSDAASWITGQTYPVNGGYSFAC
- a CDS encoding ABC transporter ATP-binding protein; translated protein: MLELNNVEVTYSDVILALKGVSMTVRAGQCVALLGGNGAGKSTTLKAISGTLKSEDGTVSAGSIVLDGTPIQNMEASEVVKNGLIHVMEGRRVLRHLTSEQNLIVGGHMVPNSAELKKRLDHVYTLMPRLADLRNRTSGFMSGGEQQLLLIGRAMMASPKIIAIDEPSLGLAPMMIRDVYEVLKQLKSEGTTFFLVEQNSAAALSIADYAYVMENGRIVMDGPADKLADNEDIKEFYLGVTASGERKSYRDIKHYRRRKRWLG
- a CDS encoding ABC transporter substrate-binding protein, translated to MTYQSNRGLRGLLAAAALAAAATMPLKAQAEETYNLALLSDFSGPYADIMPILAGGREAVFTWWNETRGKELGVTLNYKNYETRYDAAQVASLWPGIKSELDPIAVVGLGGPDVAALSERLPEDKIPMFMATAAYGFAWQPDAWIFNPRPTYSHESVGFLNWMREQRGGDEPLKVAILASEASPAYVDMAKGLELYAEEHPEEIDLVEVIYTEVQPTDLTGQMRRVVRAGAEALVIQTNTSIVVAAKRGLQANGANIPIMMSSHNGLPASGGALGGLEQMEGDFEAYGMAIAADEDTPARQFYETLVADYGLEAPWNVVTAMGVSQGLYTVTVIDHAIEANGAEGLTGEMVREALFAKPITTEETHGFLPTLSFTPEAPFPLEGLKVNVGTVKDGKITIAATGVDVPQVEKW
- a CDS encoding branched-chain amino acid ABC transporter permease — protein: MIRTRWQFLALVVFMALLLLAPYLVSSRIIAILNMMMISAVIAVGLQICTGYAGQINLGQAAFMGVGAYTASILASKTGLTFLLTIPLAGLSAALFGFLFGLTAARIKGFYLALTTIAAQFLFHFAVLNLPSTWLGGSNGITVPPAELFGLRFVSESSQFYLNFAVTAIMVAGAFGIVRSRFGRAFVAVRDDDVAAGIMGINVAATKANAFLIGAFYAGVGGALWAYLIRFVGVDQFTLFHSIFFVAMIIVGGMGSIVGALIGVFIIRIIQEIIATVGPNIADSVSFLGGDIVFAGMNVVLGGVIALFMILEPKGLMHRWNILKSSYRIWPFPY